A single window of Streptomyces xanthii DNA harbors:
- a CDS encoding NAD(P)H-quinone dehydrogenase, which translates to MAYVTRIVIIGGGPGGYEAALVAASLGAEVTVVDSDGLGGASVLTDCVPSKTLIATAEVMTTFDSSYEELGIIVEDDTPDPDSPARVVGVDLGKVNRRVKRLALAQSHDITASVTRAGARVMRGKGRLDGKQDLDGSRKVVVTVADGTEETLVADAVLIATGGHPREVPDAQPDGERIFNWTQVYDMEELPEELIVVGSGVTGAEFAGAYQALGSKVTLVSSRDRVLPGEDPDAAAVLEDVFRRRGMNVMARSRAASAKRVGDRVEVTLADGRVISGTHCLMAVGAIPNSAGLGLEEAGVRLKDSGHIWTDKVSRTTAPGVYAAGDVTGVFALASVAAMQGRIAMYHFLGEPVAPLNLKTVSSNVFTDPEIATVGYTQANVDAGKIDARVVKLPLLRNPRAKMQGIRDGFVKIFCRPGTGIVVGGVVVAPRASELIHPISIAVDNNLTVEQIANTFTVYPSLSGSIAEVARQLHTRKLAEES; encoded by the coding sequence ATGGCGTATGTGACTCGGATCGTGATCATTGGCGGCGGACCTGGCGGATACGAGGCGGCACTGGTGGCCGCTTCGCTCGGCGCGGAGGTGACCGTCGTCGACTCCGACGGTCTGGGCGGAGCGTCGGTGCTGACCGACTGCGTGCCGTCGAAGACCCTGATCGCGACGGCCGAGGTGATGACCACCTTCGACTCGTCCTACGAGGAGCTCGGCATCATCGTCGAGGACGACACCCCGGACCCGGACTCCCCGGCCCGGGTCGTCGGCGTCGACCTCGGCAAGGTCAACCGACGGGTGAAGCGCCTCGCGCTCGCCCAGTCCCACGACATCACCGCCTCCGTCACGCGCGCGGGCGCCCGTGTCATGCGCGGCAAGGGCCGCCTGGACGGCAAGCAGGACCTCGACGGCTCCCGCAAGGTCGTCGTCACCGTCGCCGACGGCACCGAGGAGACCCTCGTCGCCGACGCGGTGCTGATCGCCACCGGCGGGCACCCGCGCGAGGTCCCCGACGCGCAGCCCGACGGCGAGCGGATCTTCAACTGGACGCAGGTCTACGACATGGAGGAGCTCCCCGAGGAGCTCATCGTGGTCGGTTCCGGTGTCACGGGCGCCGAGTTCGCCGGCGCCTACCAGGCCCTCGGCTCCAAGGTCACCCTCGTCTCCTCCCGCGACCGCGTGCTGCCCGGCGAGGACCCGGACGCCGCCGCCGTCCTGGAGGACGTCTTCCGCCGCCGCGGCATGAACGTGATGGCCCGCTCCCGCGCCGCCTCCGCCAAGCGCGTCGGCGACCGCGTCGAGGTCACCCTCGCCGACGGCCGCGTCATCTCCGGCACCCACTGCCTCATGGCCGTCGGCGCCATCCCGAACAGCGCGGGACTCGGCCTGGAGGAGGCCGGCGTCCGGCTCAAGGACTCCGGGCACATCTGGACCGACAAGGTCTCCCGCACGACCGCCCCGGGCGTGTACGCGGCCGGTGACGTGACCGGCGTCTTCGCCCTCGCGTCCGTCGCCGCCATGCAGGGCCGCATCGCCATGTACCACTTCCTCGGCGAGCCGGTGGCCCCGCTGAACCTGAAGACGGTCTCCTCGAACGTCTTCACCGACCCCGAGATCGCGACCGTCGGCTACACGCAGGCGAACGTCGACGCGGGCAAGATCGACGCCCGCGTGGTGAAGCTGCCGCTGCTGCGCAACCCGCGCGCCAAGATGCAGGGCATCCGCGACGGCTTCGTCAAGATCTTCTGCCGTCCGGGTACGGGCATCGTCGTCGGCGGTGTCGTCGTCGCCCCGCGCGCCTCGGAACTGATCCACCCCATCTCGATCGCGGTCGACAACAATCTGACGGTGGAACAGATCGCGAACACGTTCACCGTGTACCCCTCGCTGTCGGGCTCGATCGCCGAAGTGGCACGGCAGTTGCACACGCGCAAGCTCGCCGAGGAGAGCTGA
- a CDS encoding gamma-glutamylcyclotransferase, whose translation MSLYAAYAGNLDPRLMTRRAPHSPLRATGWINGWRLTFGGEHMGWEGALATIVEAPRSQVFVALYDIAPMDEDSMDRWEGVGLDIYRRMRVRVDTLDGAEPAWVYVLNGYEGGLPSARYLGEIADAADSAGAPHDYVMELRKRPC comes from the coding sequence ATGTCGCTCTACGCCGCGTACGCCGGCAATCTCGACCCGCGGCTCATGACGCGCCGCGCCCCGCACTCGCCGCTGCGCGCGACGGGCTGGATCAACGGCTGGCGGCTGACGTTCGGCGGCGAGCACATGGGCTGGGAGGGTGCGCTGGCCACGATCGTGGAGGCGCCGCGCTCGCAGGTCTTCGTCGCGCTGTACGACATCGCGCCGATGGACGAGGACTCGATGGACCGCTGGGAGGGTGTCGGCCTCGACATCTACCGGCGGATGCGCGTGAGAGTCGACACGCTGGACGGCGCCGAGCCGGCCTGGGTGTACGTGCTGAACGGGTACGAGGGCGGCCTCCCGTCCGCCCGCTATCTGGGCGAGATCGCCGACGCCGCCGACTCCGCGGGCGCGCCGCACGACTATGTGATGGAGCTGCGCAAGCGGCCCTGCTGA